Proteins found in one Arachis stenosperma cultivar V10309 chromosome 8, arast.V10309.gnm1.PFL2, whole genome shotgun sequence genomic segment:
- the LOC130944409 gene encoding uncharacterized protein LOC130944409 — protein MVAESWFRTLWKVPRKHDANAEKVVVEVLAFEVASLMSKLVNLWQTLSDKQIAKLREEITNSVGIRKLVSEDDHFIERLICAEILENMAHVAESVSRLGKKCSDPRLKGFENAFYDFIVMSFDPYGWEFSFKKMEKKIKRMEKFISANASLYQEMEVLADLEQTLTRMKASGESDAITLIEFQKKVGWKRQELKELREVSLWNRTYDYTINLLARSLFTIFHRINQVFGIQEAVEADGTNNSGVLNSDFIYRSQSVSTLLQSTGNPSQNSIPRFSSGPLNLHALTARSGPIGRSGPIGGTNKTSIFRSGPLGDSSTKSGPISAKHPSVNFYSGPLGRNLNQSAPVSGKTKKSKIWKFYGHSAALTGKESHSRPSRLTQVGPFKGCMASDSSVSECHSSTKSVLYGTNNPKEAHSNILHGRLFHHGQSVFKSLCKLLKPPPETLGAAALALHYANVIIVIEKLAASSNLIGPDARDDLYSMLPGRVRTALRAKLKPYTKSMSASSLVYDTSLAEEWNEAMTSILEWLAPLAHNMIRWQSERSFEQQSFVSRTNVLLVQTLYFADQEKTEEAITELLVGLNYVWRYARELNAKALAECVSFRIDNEYPNLGG, from the coding sequence ATGGTTGCAGAATCATGGTTTCGCACTCTCTGGAAGGTTCCTCGGAAGCATGATGCTAATGCTGAGAAGGTTGTGGTTGAAGTATTAGCATTTGAAGTGGCAAGCTTGATGTCCAAGCTGGTTAATCTATGGCAGACTTTGAGTGATAAACAGATTGCTAAGTTGAGAGAGGAGATCACAAATTCGGTTGGCATAAGAAAGCTAGTTTCTGAGGATGATCATTTCATTGAACGTTTGATCTGTGCAGAGATACTCGAGAACATGGCACATGTGGCTGAATCTGTGTCTAGACTTGGTAAGAAATGCAGTGATCCGAGACTTAAAGGTTTTGAGAATGCCTTTTATGACTTCATCGTTATGAGTTTCGATCCATATGGGTGGGAATTCTCTTTCAAGAAGATGGAAAAAAAGATCAAAAGGATGGAGAAGTTCATATCAGCTAATGCAAGTTTGTATCAAGAAATGGAAGTGCTTGCTGATCTTGAGCAAACTCTTACAAGAATGAAGGCGAGCGGTGAGTCAGATGCCATAACTTTAATTGAGTTTCAAAAGAAGGTTGGGTGGAAGAGGCAGGAGTTAAAGGAGTTACGGGAGGTTTCTTTATGGAACAGGACATATGACTACACCATAAATCTTTTAGCAAGATCCTTGTTCACGATATTCCATCGGATCAACCAGGTGTTTGGAATTCAAGAGGCGGTAGAAGCTGATGGAACCAACAATTCAGGTGTCTTGAATTCAGATTTTATTTATAGAAGTCAATCAGTTTCTACATTGTTGCAATCTACAGGCAACCCATCGCAGAACAGCATTCCAAGATTTTCTTCAGGGCCCCTTAATCTCCATGCTCTTACTGCTAGATCAGGTCCTATTGGTAGATCAGGTCCAATTGGTGGAACAAACAAAACGAGCATTTTCCGTTCCGGTCCTCTTGGTGACTCGTCAACAAAATCAGGGCCAATTTCAGCAAAGCATCCAAGTGTTAATTTTTACTCAGGTCCTCTTGGAAGGAATCTGAATCAATCAGCCCCAGTTTCTGGAAAAACTAAAAAGAGCAAGATTTGGAAGTTTTATGGACACTCGGCGGCTTTAACTGGGAAGGAAAGTCACTCACGACCAAGTCGACTGACTCAAGTAGGACCTTTCAAAGGATGCATGGCTTCAGACAGTTCAGTTTCCGAATGCCACTCAAGCACAAAGAGTGTTCTTTATGGAACCAATAATCCCAAAGAGGCTCATTCAAATATTCTCCATGGAAGACTATTTCATCATGGTCAATCAGTCTTCAAATCCTTATGCAAGCTACTAAAGCCTCCACCCGAAACTCTTGGTGCTGCTGCGTTGGCGTTGCACTATGCAAATGTTATCATTGTGATTGAGAAGCTAGCAGCTTCTTCCAACCTGATTGGTCCTGATGCAAGAGATGACCTATACAGCATGCTCCCTGGTCGTGTTAGAACTGCACTTAGAGCGAAGTTAAAGCCGTATACCAAGTCTATGTCGGCATCATCATTGGTCTATGACACAAGTCTTGCTGAAGAATGGAATGAAGCAATGACAAGCATATTGGAGTGGCTGGCACCACTTGCTCATAATATGATAAGATGGCAGTCCGAGAGAAGTTTCGAACAGCAGAGCTTTGTTTCCCGGACAAACGTGCTTCTCGTACAAACCCTTTACTTTGCGGATCAAGAGAAGACAGAAGAAGCAATCACTGAGCTTCTTGTAGGTCTGAACTATGTCTGGAGATATGCTAGAGAGCTGAATGCAAAAGCTCTGGCAGAGTGTGTCAGTTTTAGGATAGACAATGAATATCCTAATCTGGGTGGATAG